One window of Neptuniibacter halophilus genomic DNA carries:
- the tyrS gene encoding tyrosine--tRNA ligase has translation MSETLLQDLKARGLVAQMTSEEELEKHLAEGSVTLYCGFDPTADSLHLGHLVPLLMLKRFQDYGHRPIALVGGATGMIGDPSFKDKERQLNSTDIVAEWSNCLKNQISRFIEFNDNDGAILANNYDWTAGIDTLSFLRDIGKHFTVNKMIAKESVRQRIEREDSGISFTEFTYQILQSFDYQKLNEMYGCSLQIGGSDQWGNITGGIDLTRRMNGASVHGMTLPLITKSDGTKFGKTEGGAVWLDAKKTSQYAFYQFWLQTPDADAYRFLKFFTFLPVAEIDALEQADAERQGRPEAQRVLAEQVTKLVHGEEGLAAAQRITEALFSGDTSTLDEQDYAQLAQDGLPSSTINAAEVAEIPLTTILSEAGMAPGGKQVKDALQRNAVIVNGQAYGVEDNMKAAEVFASDNALFGKYFLVKLGKKKHHLFSVA, from the coding sequence ATGAGTGAAACACTGTTACAAGACCTGAAAGCGCGCGGACTGGTTGCGCAGATGACCAGTGAAGAGGAACTGGAAAAGCATCTCGCGGAAGGCAGTGTGACGCTTTATTGTGGCTTTGACCCAACAGCAGACAGTCTGCATCTTGGTCATCTGGTACCGCTGCTGATGCTGAAACGTTTCCAGGATTATGGTCATCGTCCTATTGCGCTGGTGGGTGGTGCTACCGGTATGATCGGCGATCCGAGCTTTAAGGATAAAGAGCGTCAGCTTAACTCAACCGACATTGTGGCTGAGTGGAGTAACTGTCTGAAGAACCAGATCAGCCGCTTTATCGAATTCAACGATAATGATGGCGCTATTCTGGCGAACAACTACGACTGGACGGCCGGCATCGATACGCTTTCGTTCCTCCGCGATATCGGTAAGCACTTCACGGTCAATAAAATGATCGCCAAGGAATCCGTGCGTCAGCGTATCGAGCGTGAAGATTCCGGTATCTCCTTCACCGAGTTTACTTATCAAATTCTGCAGTCATTCGACTACCAGAAGCTGAACGAGATGTACGGTTGCTCTCTGCAGATCGGTGGTTCCGACCAGTGGGGTAATATCACCGGCGGTATCGACCTGACCCGACGTATGAATGGTGCCAGCGTACATGGTATGACACTGCCGCTGATCACCAAGTCTGATGGGACTAAATTCGGTAAAACTGAAGGTGGTGCTGTATGGCTGGATGCTAAGAAAACCTCCCAGTATGCGTTCTACCAGTTCTGGCTGCAGACCCCGGATGCTGACGCATACCGATTCCTGAAATTCTTCACCTTCCTGCCGGTGGCAGAGATTGATGCGCTGGAACAGGCTGACGCTGAACGTCAGGGGCGCCCGGAAGCGCAGCGGGTGCTGGCTGAGCAGGTGACTAAGCTGGTTCACGGTGAAGAGGGGCTGGCTGCGGCACAGCGTATTACTGAGGCGCTGTTCTCGGGTGATACCAGCACTCTGGACGAGCAGGACTATGCACAGTTGGCTCAGGATGGTTTGCCGTCTTCAACTATCAATGCAGCCGAAGTGGCAGAGATTCCGCTGACCACCATACTGTCTGAGGCCGGCATGGCGCCCGGCGGTAAGCAGGTAAAAGATGCGTTGCAGCGTAATGCGGTAATCGTCAACGGTCAGGCTTACGGCGTTGAAGACAATATGAAAGCGGCAGAAGTGTTTGCCAGCGACAATGCGCTGTTTGGTAAATACTTCCTGGTGAAACTGGGTAAGAAGAAGCATCACCTGTTTTCTGTTGCATAA
- a CDS encoding peptidoglycan DD-metalloendopeptidase family protein, whose protein sequence is MLNRFKHFRGQFPTVHLVAVSACVSILGLTLLLLPSQQVGATRGNLPEPVVKSNPLPTEAAPVVETEISASSPSTQEADATNPALIDDWVEYQVGSGDNLTSMFKKAGLGARDVYYAANADKEGKAFKRLFPGQTLAFVIRGGELQKLRHIKSELASTLLIKTTDGYTVEELERQPEVRTQYTSGTIEDSLFLAGADAGLSNQKIMELASIFGWDVDFVLDIRKGDSFSLIYEEKFLDDKKIGEGNIIAAQFINRGNTFTAIRYTDSAGDSSYYTPEGYSMRKTFLRSPVDFARISSRFNPNRKHPVLNRIRAHKGVDYAAGTGTPIKASGDGKIIFRGKKGGFGNVVILQHGSNITTLYAHMNAFKRGQRVGSRVKQGQVIGFVGKTGLASGPHLHYEFRVNGVHKNPLTVKLPQAKPIAGSELNAFRSTASSILAQLETYQATVLAENTVLK, encoded by the coding sequence GTGCTTAATCGCTTTAAACATTTCCGGGGACAGTTTCCGACTGTTCATCTGGTAGCTGTCAGCGCGTGTGTATCTATACTTGGCCTGACCTTACTTTTATTACCCAGCCAGCAGGTAGGCGCTACCCGCGGCAACCTTCCTGAGCCGGTTGTTAAAAGCAACCCGCTGCCGACTGAAGCGGCACCTGTCGTTGAGACGGAGATCTCTGCCTCCTCCCCTTCCACACAGGAAGCAGACGCTACCAACCCAGCCCTGATTGATGACTGGGTTGAATATCAGGTTGGCAGCGGCGACAACCTCACCTCTATGTTCAAGAAAGCAGGTCTTGGCGCTCGTGACGTTTATTACGCTGCCAATGCCGACAAAGAAGGTAAGGCCTTCAAGCGCCTGTTTCCCGGCCAGACACTGGCCTTTGTTATTCGCGGTGGTGAACTGCAAAAACTCAGACACATTAAGTCCGAGCTGGCCAGCACTCTGCTGATCAAAACAACCGACGGATACACTGTTGAGGAATTAGAGCGCCAGCCTGAAGTCCGCACACAGTACACCTCCGGCACGATTGAAGATTCACTTTTTCTGGCAGGCGCAGACGCCGGACTGAGTAATCAGAAAATCATGGAGCTGGCCAGCATCTTCGGCTGGGACGTGGATTTCGTTCTGGATATCCGCAAGGGAGACAGCTTCAGCCTGATCTACGAGGAGAAGTTCCTCGACGATAAGAAAATTGGTGAAGGTAATATTATTGCCGCCCAGTTTATTAACCGCGGCAATACTTTTACCGCAATTCGCTACACCGATAGCGCAGGCGACAGCAGTTATTACACACCTGAAGGTTACAGTATGCGTAAAACCTTTTTACGCTCACCTGTAGATTTTGCCCGCATCAGCTCCCGCTTCAATCCAAACCGCAAACACCCGGTACTGAATCGCATCCGGGCACACAAAGGCGTGGACTATGCCGCAGGCACCGGCACCCCGATCAAGGCATCGGGTGATGGAAAAATCATCTTCCGCGGCAAAAAAGGCGGTTTTGGTAATGTTGTCATCCTTCAGCATGGCAGCAATATCACGACACTCTATGCCCATATGAATGCATTTAAACGTGGTCAGCGGGTCGGCAGCAGAGTTAAACAGGGTCAGGTCATCGGCTTTGTTGGCAAAACCGGACTGGCCAGCGGCCCGCACCTGCATTATGAGTTCCGTGTAAACGGTGTTCATAAAAACCCCCTGACGGTTAAACTACCCCAGGCTAAGCCAATAGCCGGCAGCGAACTGAACGCATTCCGTTCAACCGCCAGCTCCATTCTGGCGCAGCTTGAAACGTATCAGGCAACCGTACTGGCAGAGAATACCGTTCTTAAATGA
- the argC gene encoding N-acetyl-gamma-glutamyl-phosphate reductase encodes MIKVGIVGGTGYTGVELLRLLANHPEARVEVITSRSEEGVSVADMYPNLRGHHDLRFSVPDVDTLAGCDVVFFATPHGVAMNMAAALVAKGVRVIDLGADFRIKDLELWSKWYGMEHTQPEMAELAVYGLPEVNREQIKQAQLIACPGCYPTATQLAFLPLLENRLIDHRRLIADCKSGVSGAGRGAKVGMLLCEASESMMAYGVPGHRHLPEIKQGLALAAERPVHLTFVPHLTPMIRGIHSTCYGVLKDPVDHDLQTLFEERYADEPFVDVMPAGSHPQTRSVKGANMCRISVHRPQGEDTVVVLSVIDNLVKGAAGQAIQNMNIMFDLDERAGLNVVGLMP; translated from the coding sequence GTGATCAAGGTAGGTATTGTAGGTGGGACCGGTTATACCGGTGTAGAGTTGCTACGTCTGTTGGCGAATCATCCTGAGGCACGTGTAGAGGTGATTACTTCCCGTTCCGAAGAGGGTGTCAGTGTGGCTGATATGTACCCCAATCTGCGAGGACACCATGATCTGCGATTCAGCGTGCCGGATGTGGATACGCTGGCTGGCTGCGATGTGGTGTTTTTTGCTACACCCCATGGCGTAGCGATGAACATGGCTGCTGCGCTGGTGGCCAAAGGGGTGCGTGTCATCGATCTGGGTGCGGATTTTCGTATCAAGGATCTGGAGCTCTGGTCTAAATGGTACGGTATGGAGCACACGCAGCCGGAGATGGCCGAGCTCGCTGTATACGGTTTACCGGAGGTTAATCGCGAACAGATTAAGCAGGCGCAACTGATTGCCTGCCCGGGCTGTTATCCAACGGCTACACAACTGGCTTTCCTGCCCTTGCTGGAAAATCGTCTGATCGATCATCGTCGCCTGATTGCTGACTGTAAATCCGGCGTCAGCGGTGCAGGGCGTGGCGCGAAAGTGGGAATGCTGCTGTGTGAAGCCAGTGAAAGCATGATGGCTTACGGCGTGCCGGGGCATCGTCATCTGCCAGAGATCAAACAGGGTCTGGCGCTGGCTGCTGAGCGTCCGGTGCATCTGACCTTTGTGCCACATCTGACGCCGATGATCCGTGGGATTCACTCAACCTGTTATGGCGTGCTGAAGGATCCGGTGGATCATGATCTGCAGACGCTGTTTGAAGAGCGTTATGCCGATGAGCCTTTTGTAGATGTCATGCCGGCCGGTAGTCATCCACAGACCCGCAGCGTTAAAGGTGCCAACATGTGCCGTATCAGTGTGCACCGCCCGCAGGGTGAAGATACTGTGGTGGTTCTGTCGGTCATCGACAATCTGGTGAAAGGGGCCGCCGGTCAGGCGATTCAGAATATGAACATTATGTTCGATCTGGATGAGCGGGCTGGATTGAATGTGGTTGGGTTAATGCCCTAA
- the thiE gene encoding thiamine phosphate synthase, translating into MNDNLKGLYGITDSELMPDTETLLRKIEQSLQGGARIIQYRDKSSDLRKRVEQASALNRLCQQYKVPLLINDDAGLAAGIGAAGVHLGQSDGAVSEAREMLGSQAIIGVTCHDSLALAIQAQAEGADYVAFGAFFPSQTKPNAKPAPLELLQQVKAKVQLPIVAIGGISVDNAGQLVTAGADMIAVIHALYGQGKISATARAFQQHFTH; encoded by the coding sequence ATGAACGACAACCTGAAAGGACTGTACGGCATCACCGACAGTGAGCTGATGCCAGATACCGAAACCCTGTTGCGCAAAATTGAACAGAGCCTGCAGGGCGGCGCCCGGATAATCCAGTACCGGGACAAATCATCTGACCTGAGGAAACGGGTTGAGCAGGCCTCTGCCCTGAACCGCCTCTGCCAGCAATACAAAGTCCCGCTGCTGATCAACGATGATGCCGGTCTCGCCGCCGGCATTGGTGCAGCAGGTGTTCATCTGGGGCAAAGTGATGGCGCCGTCAGCGAGGCGCGCGAAATGCTGGGCAGCCAGGCGATTATCGGTGTCACCTGCCACGATTCACTGGCGCTGGCGATACAGGCGCAAGCCGAAGGCGCAGATTACGTGGCCTTTGGTGCATTCTTTCCCTCACAAACCAAACCCAACGCCAAACCGGCCCCGCTTGAACTGCTCCAGCAGGTGAAAGCCAAAGTTCAGCTTCCAATAGTGGCGATTGGCGGCATTAGCGTGGATAATGCCGGTCAGCTTGTGACTGCGGGGGCCGACATGATTGCGGTGATTCATGCACTTTATGGGCAGGGCAAAATATCTGCCACCGCCCGCGCCTTTCAGCAGCACTTTACCCACTGA
- a CDS encoding anhydro-N-acetylmuramic acid kinase: MSASPLYIGLMSGTSLDSIDAVAVRFEPTFELVASHSESFPAQLKQAISQLTLPGDNEIDRMGRVDIALGDLFAQAVSQLLTQHGLNPAEIRAIGSHGQTIRHRPEFSYTLQIGDANRIAELTGITTVTDFRRRDMAAGGQGAPLVPAFHRAMLHNPEQDRVLLNVGGMANLTFLPANPCEPVRGFDTGPGNILMDLWIQHCLGSDYDKDGQWASSGKVNNALLQDLLRLPYFQLPPPKSTGREQFNQQWLQDSVSRHDLPAEDIQRTLLELTARSVADSLQQHIPSQSFELLVCGGGSRNGLLLHRLAELLPGKRVSPTDQAGIDADWMEAAAFAWLAKRCLDGMSGNLSPVTGAAGERILGAIYQA; encoded by the coding sequence ATGAGTGCTTCGCCCCTTTATATTGGTCTGATGTCCGGCACCAGTCTCGACAGTATCGATGCGGTTGCCGTTCGCTTTGAACCCACGTTTGAGTTAGTGGCCAGCCACAGCGAGTCATTTCCGGCTCAGCTCAAACAGGCAATCAGCCAGCTAACCCTGCCCGGCGACAATGAGATTGACCGTATGGGGCGGGTCGATATTGCACTCGGCGACCTGTTCGCGCAGGCCGTTTCACAACTGCTAACACAACACGGGTTAAATCCTGCAGAAATCAGGGCAATCGGCAGCCACGGCCAGACCATCCGGCACCGTCCTGAATTTAGTTACACCCTGCAGATTGGCGATGCCAACCGCATCGCCGAACTGACCGGAATCACCACAGTCACTGATTTCCGCCGCAGGGATATGGCGGCCGGAGGTCAGGGCGCACCGCTGGTACCCGCCTTTCACCGGGCTATGCTGCACAACCCTGAACAGGACCGGGTTTTGCTGAATGTGGGCGGCATGGCTAATCTGACTTTTCTTCCGGCCAACCCCTGCGAGCCTGTCAGAGGTTTTGATACCGGGCCGGGTAACATTCTGATGGATCTGTGGATTCAGCACTGTCTTGGCTCTGACTATGACAAGGACGGCCAATGGGCCAGTAGTGGCAAAGTTAATAACGCATTGTTGCAAGATCTGCTCAGGCTGCCCTACTTTCAACTACCACCACCTAAAAGCACAGGGCGGGAGCAGTTCAACCAGCAGTGGCTGCAAGACAGTGTCAGCCGGCACGACCTGCCTGCAGAAGATATCCAGCGCACCCTGCTGGAACTAACCGCCCGCAGTGTCGCCGATAGTCTGCAACAGCATATCCCGAGTCAGTCCTTTGAATTACTGGTGTGCGGTGGTGGCAGTCGCAACGGTCTGCTGCTGCATCGCCTTGCTGAACTGCTACCCGGTAAGCGCGTCTCACCGACCGATCAGGCCGGAATTGATGCTGACTGGATGGAAGCCGCTGCGTTTGCATGGCTGGCAAAGCGCTGTCTTGATGGTATGAGCGGCAACCTGAGCCCCGTGACAGGGGCGGCAGGTGAAAGAATTCTCGGGGCGATCTATCAGGCTTAA
- a CDS encoding chloride channel protein: MPRPVFSLEHFRHRLAHNEALPQMVVLGVLCGLVCGLVLGLFRLLLEYPLSQLLPGGDNDNFEGLSPWLHFFLPVLGSLLLIAILSRVTPLNRKVGVAHLLERMAYHQSKLPLTNALIQFFAATAALLFGHSVGKEGPAIHLGAACGSQLGQRLNLPNNTLRILAGCGTAAGIAAMFNTPLAGVIFAMEVVLLEYSVIGFMPVIVSAATGALVVQLMFGRELVLTVPAMHIESLHEIPYIVFLGVMIGLLAVVFISLMRATAKWADHSVLSYRSKLMLAGLATGCCAVFYPQVMGIGYDTVGAVLDGQLGIQLLIGILISKCLLTPVVLALGVPAGLIGPAIFIGAIGGGLLGILGAQAVDLNVAHSGFYALLGMASMMGAVTNAPMAALVATLELTGNPNIIFPAMISIVISNLIARYVFNLPSVFITSMRLQGLDYHYNPLNQILNRAAVRSLMLTDYVKSAPLISAQGASNALSNNPSWILLEDADKFTLLSPGDLHHQVRTAESADQDIDMLTIPGLRLDTARIDSRSTLQQALDCMKEQQVEALCITNIRGQVIGLLTREQIEDFYRKN, from the coding sequence ATGCCCAGACCCGTTTTTTCCCTGGAACATTTCCGCCACCGTTTAGCACACAATGAAGCACTGCCGCAGATGGTGGTGCTGGGCGTTTTATGTGGTCTGGTCTGCGGGCTGGTGCTCGGGCTTTTTCGGCTGCTGCTGGAATATCCGCTGTCACAACTGCTGCCCGGTGGCGACAACGACAATTTTGAAGGGCTCTCACCCTGGCTGCATTTTTTCCTGCCGGTGCTGGGAAGTCTGTTATTAATCGCAATCCTGTCACGGGTGACGCCACTAAACCGGAAAGTGGGTGTCGCTCACCTGCTGGAACGGATGGCCTATCACCAGAGCAAGCTGCCGCTGACCAATGCCCTGATCCAGTTTTTTGCCGCAACCGCCGCACTGCTGTTTGGTCACTCAGTCGGCAAAGAGGGGCCCGCCATCCATCTCGGGGCGGCCTGCGGCAGTCAGCTCGGCCAGCGCCTGAACCTGCCCAACAATACCCTGCGTATTCTGGCGGGCTGCGGTACCGCCGCAGGCATCGCCGCCATGTTCAACACCCCCCTTGCCGGCGTGATTTTCGCCATGGAAGTGGTGTTGCTGGAATACAGCGTCATCGGCTTTATGCCGGTAATTGTCTCCGCCGCCACCGGCGCTCTGGTGGTTCAACTGATGTTTGGCCGCGAGTTAGTGCTTACTGTCCCGGCAATGCATATTGAATCACTGCACGAGATTCCCTACATCGTCTTTCTCGGTGTCATGATCGGCCTTCTCGCAGTGGTCTTTATCAGCCTGATGCGAGCCACCGCCAAATGGGCCGACCATTCGGTGCTGAGTTACCGCTCCAAGCTGATGCTGGCCGGGCTGGCCACCGGCTGCTGTGCTGTATTTTATCCTCAGGTAATGGGCATCGGTTACGATACGGTAGGCGCTGTGCTGGACGGCCAACTGGGTATCCAGTTACTGATTGGCATTCTGATCAGCAAATGTCTGCTGACCCCGGTTGTGCTCGCGCTGGGAGTACCCGCAGGCCTCATCGGCCCGGCGATCTTTATCGGAGCCATTGGCGGTGGCCTGCTCGGTATTCTCGGCGCCCAGGCAGTCGATCTGAACGTCGCCCACTCTGGCTTTTACGCCCTGCTCGGCATGGCCAGTATGATGGGTGCTGTCACCAATGCGCCTATGGCTGCGCTGGTTGCCACACTGGAGCTGACCGGCAATCCGAATATTATCTTCCCGGCCATGATATCAATCGTTATCTCCAACCTGATTGCCCGCTATGTCTTTAACCTGCCATCGGTTTTTATTACGTCCATGCGCTTGCAGGGGCTGGACTACCACTACAATCCACTTAACCAGATTCTCAACCGTGCAGCCGTGCGCAGCCTGATGCTGACCGATTACGTCAAAAGCGCCCCACTGATCTCCGCGCAGGGCGCCAGCAATGCGCTCAGCAACAACCCAAGCTGGATACTGCTCGAGGACGCTGACAAATTCACCCTGCTCTCACCGGGTGATCTGCATCATCAGGTACGCACTGCGGAGTCCGCCGATCAGGATATTGATATGCTCACTATTCCCGGTTTACGGCTGGATACCGCCCGGATCGACAGCCGGTCCACTCTGCAACAGGCACTCGACTGCATGAAAGAGCAGCAGGTTGAAGCCCTCTGCATTACCAATATCCGGGGTCAGGTGATCGGTCTGCTGACCCGGGAACAGATCGAAGACTTTTACCGTAAGAATTAA
- the erpA gene encoding iron-sulfur cluster insertion protein ErpA — protein MIETVDPSVEQEMAFTPAAAAKVKSLIEEEENDNLKLRVFITGGGCAGFSYGFTFDETAADDDTVVERDGVTMLVDPMSFQYLAGAEVDFKEGLQGSQFVINNPNATTTCGCGSSFSI, from the coding sequence ATGATAGAAACAGTTGATCCAAGCGTAGAGCAGGAGATGGCTTTTACTCCGGCCGCTGCTGCCAAAGTAAAATCCCTAATCGAAGAGGAAGAGAACGACAACCTGAAGCTGCGGGTATTCATTACCGGTGGTGGATGTGCGGGCTTCTCCTACGGCTTTACCTTCGATGAAACCGCAGCCGATGACGACACTGTTGTTGAGCGTGACGGTGTAACTATGCTGGTGGATCCTATGAGCTTTCAGTATCTCGCGGGTGCGGAAGTCGACTTCAAAGAGGGCTTGCAGGGTTCACAGTTCGTGATCAATAACCCGAACGCAACCACCACCTGTGGTTGTGGCTCCTCCTTCTCTATCTGA